Proteins from a single region of Mucilaginibacter daejeonensis:
- a CDS encoding thioredoxin family protein, with protein sequence MKGIKSSKILVALISLCMLVINGEAALGQHRTKAKYGIAFIDNSWNDALNKAKAAHKYIFVDAYATWCAPCKQLKATTFSDARVAEYFNRNFVNLSLDVEKGDGVAFGSKWDLQSYPTLYFFDSDGNLINRYEGFITSLDLLALAQKLNQQKK encoded by the coding sequence ATGAAGGGCATAAAATCTTCTAAAATCCTGGTAGCATTAATATCATTATGTATGCTTGTTATAAACGGTGAGGCGGCCTTGGGCCAACATCGTACTAAAGCAAAATATGGTATAGCGTTTATTGACAATTCATGGAATGATGCGTTAAATAAGGCAAAAGCTGCCCATAAATACATATTTGTAGATGCCTATGCTACTTGGTGCGCGCCATGCAAGCAACTGAAAGCAACTACTTTCAGCGATGCCAGGGTGGCTGAATACTTTAACCGAAATTTCGTTAACCTTTCTTTGGATGTAGAGAAAGGAGATGGTGTGGCATTTGGTTCGAAGTGGGATTTACAATCCTATCCAACCTTGTACTTCTTTGATAGCGATGGCAATCTGATTAATCGCTATGAAGGTTTTATTACTTCGCTAGACTTATTAGCACTGGCTCAGAAATTGAACCAGCAAAAAAAGTAA
- a CDS encoding SDR family oxidoreductase, protein MNWNLENKKALVTGGSKGIGKAVVKELASLGAEVLFTARNEAELAATKQQLSVLGLNGHTLAGSVTDHHHREAITEWISGNWGKLDILVNNAGINIRKASKDYEPGDLLSLMDTNLLAPFELCKILYPFLEKSGKASIINVASVAGSYDVLKSGAPYGMAKSGLIQLSRNLAAEWGSAGIRVNTVSPWFTYTPLTKNVFTDEAKVTKITSRTPLNRIAQDGEVAAAIAFLAMDKSSYLTGHNLVVDGGVTTGLL, encoded by the coding sequence ATGAACTGGAATCTGGAAAACAAGAAGGCGTTGGTAACAGGCGGGTCTAAAGGCATCGGCAAAGCGGTAGTTAAAGAATTAGCGTCGCTTGGCGCTGAGGTGCTGTTTACGGCCCGTAACGAAGCAGAACTTGCTGCTACAAAACAGCAATTATCTGTTTTGGGATTAAACGGACATACCCTTGCAGGAAGCGTTACCGATCATCACCATCGTGAAGCTATAACGGAGTGGATTTCTGGTAACTGGGGTAAACTGGATATTTTAGTTAACAATGCCGGAATTAATATTCGTAAAGCTTCTAAAGATTATGAGCCGGGCGACCTGCTAAGCCTTATGGACACTAATTTGCTCGCTCCTTTCGAGCTATGTAAAATTCTATATCCCTTTTTAGAAAAAAGCGGAAAGGCATCGATCATTAATGTAGCCTCCGTAGCTGGTTCTTATGATGTTCTAAAAAGTGGTGCACCATACGGAATGGCAAAATCAGGCTTAATACAGCTTTCACGTAACCTTGCGGCTGAATGGGGCTCCGCTGGTATAAGGGTGAATACGGTGTCACCATGGTTTACTTATACGCCACTAACTAAAAACGTTTTTACCGATGAGGCAAAGGTTACTAAAATAACTTCGCGTACGCCTTTAAATAGGATTGCGCAAGATGGAGAAGTTGCAGCAGCTATAGCCTTTCTAGCGATGGACAAATCATCATATCTAACAGGACACAATCTTGTTGTTGATGGTGGTGTTACAACCGGCTTGTTATAA
- a CDS encoding spondin domain-containing protein: MNFIQKINRGLLVAILPLAFTACKKDQKDSSTAPTQQSTIIVENVLKSQPLVESGTFQGSGSPALILPGQATSIQFSAAKGEAISFATMYGWSNDLFFAPASPGIQVYDNSGNPIEGDVSAQIKLWDNGTRINQKPSANVSHPGTADVKNITEVNGTDAQGNSYLPASKLVKATLKYKGNSVFTLTLENTSGGTANETPLSPGVWSVSYIVGGTLQSPNPLYTAGQPTANGLTNIAEAGDNTPLAAYIESITGIFTPLSPVLVVVYNGIDNPIYKTGELDRNQGLTPLAQKGNADTLAAYLKGKPGIKAVYVLSAPNTKVLLPVIGSQPGGVVSQQLTIGQGDRIAIATMYGFSNDWFFATTGNGVDATQKGDISGSIQLYDDGTAINQFPGAGITQFNLAGTPLKESQPITAVPNPNTFTTLPGISNIIKVTLK, from the coding sequence ATGAATTTTATTCAAAAAATCAACCGCGGCTTATTGGTAGCTATCTTACCGTTAGCCTTTACCGCTTGCAAGAAAGATCAAAAAGATTCGTCAACAGCACCCACCCAGCAATCCACTATTATTGTAGAAAATGTGCTTAAATCACAACCCTTGGTAGAATCGGGAACTTTCCAGGGTTCAGGCTCTCCGGCTTTAATTTTACCTGGTCAGGCCACTTCTATTCAGTTTTCAGCTGCTAAAGGTGAGGCTATCAGCTTTGCTACAATGTACGGCTGGTCTAACGACTTGTTTTTTGCCCCTGCTAGTCCGGGTATACAGGTTTACGATAACAGTGGAAATCCTATCGAAGGAGATGTATCCGCTCAAATTAAATTATGGGATAACGGTACCCGAATTAACCAAAAGCCAAGTGCAAATGTCAGTCATCCGGGCACGGCGGATGTAAAAAATATTACTGAAGTAAATGGTACAGATGCACAAGGCAACAGCTATTTGCCAGCCTCTAAGCTTGTCAAAGCGACGTTAAAATACAAAGGTAATTCTGTATTTACTCTTACCCTGGAAAATACTTCCGGAGGAACAGCCAATGAAACGCCGCTTAGCCCGGGCGTTTGGTCTGTATCTTACATAGTAGGTGGAACCTTGCAAAGTCCAAACCCGCTTTATACAGCCGGACAACCTACTGCAAACGGTTTAACGAATATTGCCGAAGCGGGAGACAACACACCTTTGGCAGCTTACATTGAAAGTATCACCGGGATCTTTACACCGTTATCACCGGTACTGGTTGTTGTCTACAATGGTATTGATAATCCGATTTATAAAACGGGCGAGTTAGATCGTAATCAGGGACTTACGCCATTGGCACAAAAAGGCAATGCAGATACGTTAGCAGCCTACCTTAAAGGCAAGCCAGGTATTAAAGCAGTTTACGTGCTATCAGCACCGAATACAAAGGTATTGTTGCCGGTTATTGGCAGTCAGCCGGGTGGTGTTGTTTCGCAACAACTTACAATTGGCCAGGGTGACCGGATTGCTATAGCAACCATGTACGGCTTTTCAAATGACTGGTTCTTTGCTACTACGGGCAACGGCGTAGATGCTACCCAGAAAGGTGATATATCAGGAAGTATTCAGTTATATGATGACGGTACTGCTATCAACCAGTTCCCTGGCGCTGGCATCACCCAATTCAATCTTGCAGGAACACCACTTAAAGAGAGTCAACCGATAACAGCGGTTCCTAACCCGAATACATTTACCACTTTGCCCGGTATTTCAAATATTATCAAGGTGACGCTTAAATAA
- a CDS encoding DUF932 domain-containing protein, whose translation MAHQINFNQRTGKHSFMSVKEKAWHGLGQIIDRYPTSTEAIQHAGLDYIVEKRPLFTYDTANHLGEGSDDIIIPEISVPNFFATVRADTEQVLGVVGNDYEVVQNRDVFSFFDAIVGGGDGILYETAGALGNGERVFITAKLPDYIRVGVKDWIEQYLFLTTSHDGFGSITAAFTPIRIVCNNTLNAAMRDHSGAIKIRHTASAAERLKQAHTLIGISRELSHEMGDLFNRWAKVRITDAEVKKLIQIAMAPNKEVLESLAEGKSDQLSYHYTNMVDSVYEYALGSPTQQIETTAGTVFGAYNAVTGYFQNVRSFKNDEAKFKSIMDGTAKQRAQTAFDLCRDFASHGADALHYN comes from the coding sequence ATGGCACATCAGATCAATTTCAATCAGAGAACAGGCAAACACAGCTTTATGAGTGTAAAGGAAAAAGCCTGGCACGGTTTAGGGCAGATCATTGACCGTTATCCCACCAGTACCGAAGCGATACAGCACGCGGGTTTGGACTATATTGTAGAAAAACGCCCTTTGTTTACGTATGATACCGCTAACCACTTAGGCGAAGGCAGCGACGATATTATAATACCTGAAATTTCAGTACCTAATTTTTTTGCCACTGTACGGGCAGACACGGAGCAGGTTTTGGGGGTTGTCGGCAATGATTATGAAGTGGTACAGAACCGTGATGTGTTTTCATTTTTTGACGCCATTGTGGGCGGTGGCGATGGTATCTTGTATGAGACCGCAGGCGCATTAGGGAACGGCGAACGGGTTTTTATTACCGCCAAGTTACCCGACTATATTCGTGTTGGCGTTAAGGACTGGATAGAGCAGTATTTGTTTCTAACCACTTCGCACGACGGTTTTGGTAGTATAACGGCAGCGTTTACGCCAATCAGGATTGTATGTAACAACACGCTTAATGCAGCCATGCGTGATCATTCGGGCGCAATCAAGATACGTCACACCGCATCCGCAGCAGAACGGCTGAAACAGGCGCATACGCTTATCGGTATCAGCAGAGAATTAAGCCATGAAATGGGAGACTTGTTTAACCGGTGGGCCAAAGTGCGCATCACGGATGCCGAGGTTAAAAAGCTGATACAGATCGCTATGGCACCCAACAAGGAAGTATTAGAAAGCTTAGCCGAAGGCAAATCGGACCAGCTTTCTTACCATTACACGAACATGGTAGACAGCGTTTATGAGTATGCTTTAGGCAGCCCGACCCAGCAGATCGAGACGACCGCAGGAACAGTATTTGGCGCGTACAATGCCGTTACTGGTTACTTTCAAAACGTACGCAGCTTCAAAAACGACGAAGCCAAATTTAAGTCGATCATGGACGGGACGGCTAAACAAAGGGCGCAAACCGCCTTCGATCTTTGCCGGGATTTTGCCAGTCATGGCGCGGACGCACTACATTATAATTAA